A segment of the Luteitalea sp. genome:
CGCATGCGCCTTCAGGAGGCATCCAGACGCTGGGTCCCAATTGCGGATCACTCGTCGAAAAAATCCTGTCAAGCAAAAAATGGGTCCGGACCGGGGACATAGGTAACAATCCGCTTGAGCCAGGGCGAAGGCATCCCCTGGGCCATAAAGTCAACGCGTCTGATGCGGTGTCTAATGGGAGGTATCGCAGATCCGCACATTGCCGTCGAGCGCGCCACGAGCCAAGGAGGTAAGCCATGGTACGTCTTCTCATCGCGTCCGCCCCAGTCCTGCTCTTCGCGGTCACGGCACCGGCACAGCCAATACCAAAGGGCCAGAAAATCGGGCTCGCTCGGTACCTGCAGGCTGGCTATAGCGGACTCAAGATGAATCTGACCCGGGCGGCCGACAAAATGCCGGCCGCAGACTACGATTCCAAGCCCAGCTCGATGCCGGAAGTTCGCAGCTACGGGCAAATCTTTGCACACGTTGCTGACGGCCAATTCACTACGTGCGCGGCGATCAACGGAGTTCCCAACCCCAATCAATCCCGAAATCTCGAACAAGAGCTGAAGACAAAAGCCGCGTTCGTAAAGGCTCTTGCTGACTCGTTCGCCTTTTGCGACGATGCGTTCGCGTCTTTGACTGATGCGAATGCTATGGAATCTGTCAAGCAGGGCCAGGGGGAGGTTGCGAAGGCCGCCGCGCTCGTTGGGCTCCTCGCTCATGGCGCCGAGATGTACGGCATCAGCACGGTCTATCTGCGCGCGAAGAACTTGGTTCCGCCGTCGAGCGAACAATAGATTCGGGACGGCGGTGCGAGCGTGGAGGGGGTTATGTCAACACACGCAAACATGAGCGCGCTCGAGGAAGCTAGAGGACGCTGGAACTGCGGCGACCTTGACGGCTACCTCCGCCTCTACAGCGCCGATGCAGTGCTCCACGGGTACGCCAACGTGCCGCCATGGCTCAGCGGTATCCGACAGTTCTACGAAGGTTTCTGCTCAGCATTTCCTAGGTCACAAATTGTCTTCGAGGATGTCTTTGCCGCAGACGACAGGGTCGCGTGCCGCTTTGTCATCAGGCGAAGCACTTGGGCGAGTTCCAGGGTCTACCGGCTACAGGGAAATCGGTCCATCTACCAGGAATCACCATCTTGAAGTTCGCCGAGGGCCGGTGCGTGGAACGGTGGAGTCAAGTTGATGCCGCGAGCCTGCTGGAAACGTCCGAGACACGTTCGTAGGCTACGAGCCGGCCGGACGACACTCGACGACATAGCGGCCCGACGGCTGTCGTTCCGCGGCGTGCACGTCCAATCCGGCGTCGCGAGCCAGGTCGCGGAACTCGCTCAGCGTTCGATTTCTCCCGCCAACAAGCACCATCATCAGCAGCTCCGGTGACGGACCACCGTCCTCGTCGGGCGAGACGCCGCCCAGCAGGACCACGCGCCCACCTGGGCGCGCTGCCTCTGCACAGCGCGTCAGGAGCGCAAGCGCCTCGCGGTCGGGCCAGTCGGCAAGGACGTTCTTGACCACGAAGCCAAGCTGTACCCCCGAGTCCAACAGCGCACGAGCTGCCTCGTTCATGGCAAAGCGTCCATACGCCGGGCTCCTCGAACAGGCCCTTGGTGACGAGATGCCTCAGCACTCTGTGAAGAGCATCCGAATCGGCCCCAGACGCCGCAGCAAGATCATCGATGTCGCTGATTCCCTCCGCTACGCGATCTCCAATCCGAAGCGTCGCAACGACGTGGATGCACCACGGCGTACAGAGGTCGCCCAACGCCCAGATACTCACGTCGCTTCGGCCAGGCATACCTGCACCTCACATCGTCAGCCCTGCATTACGGCAGTTAATTCAAGTGGGCTCTGGGCGCATGGCGAACCGGCAGACCGTGGCTCACGCCTCCGCGCGCGAGGGCGCCGATGCCTCGATCCGCGGGGCCTCCATGTGAACGGCGCGCCACTGGCCCGGCGACGTGCCTTCCCAGTGATGAAAGGCACGGAAGAACGAATTGGGATCACCGTATCCGAGCAAGTACGCCGCCTCGTTCAGCTCCAGCGATGGTTGCAACAAATAGTGACGCGCGAGCTCGCGACGCGCGTCGAGCAGTAGTTGCTGGAAGCTGACGCCTTCGTCGTTCAGGCGCCGCTGTAGCGTCCGCGGGCTGACAGCCAGGTCGCGCGCAACATCGCGCATCGCCGGACGCTGCCCGACCAGCAGTTGCTTCAGCACCGCCTTCACGCGATCGCTCGTCGATCGCGCATCGACGTATTGAGACAGCTCCGCATCGAGGTGCGGCGTCAGCAGGCGCAGCAGCTCCGGGTTGTGGGTCACGAACGGCCGATCCAGATCGACCGTGTCGAAGATCAGCGCGTTCCGACTCGCCCCAGCATGCACGGCACACTGGAAGTACGCCTCGTACATCTCCCGATGCGTCGTCTGATGCCTGAGCTCCACCCGTCGAGGCGAGAGTGACGTGGCGGTGCCGCGTCTGCCGATCGTCAGCACCCACGCAAAGCAGACGTCGACCAGCACGGGAGGCTCCGCCTGTGTCGCGAGCGGCCACCCGAACTGGACGATGCAGGCGTCGCCGTCGGGGACGATCTGGACTTCCTCTGGACAGGTGAGCTGCTTGTAACGCGCAAGCCGCGTCAGCGCATCCCCAAAGAAGCGCGCGTACAGCCCCGTCATCGCCACCGGGTCGTAGCGCTCGATCCGCTGCTCGGTCCCGATCTCGAGCCCTATCGCGGGATTGTCACTACTGTCGCCGATGGCCCGCCAGAGCTCGAAGAGCTGCTGCGTGGTGACCGCGACCGGGTCCTGCCCGAGCAGCTCTGTCGGTAAGCCCGCCCGTGCAAACAACAGCTCTCTCGGTAAGCCCAGCTCGTGAAGCCTGCGAAAGAAGAGACTCGTGAGCCTAAATGTGCGATTCATGCGAAATGGCTCTGTGGCGCGTTTGGCAAGCGCAATGGCACGACCCGCTAGTGACGCGCATCAGCTTGCGCCGCTACCCTCTAATCAGATATTTCGAGCAACCGCCGATGCGGTCAGGGGCAACATCGTTCATCTTACCGCGTTCACTATGCCGAGCCGCGAAGCGAGCCGAAGGGCCACGCTCACGGCGAACGGGCCCCAGCGACCAGGTAGGGACATCTCGCTGAAGCGTCCGTTTCCAGCGTCGGTCGCGAAGAAGGACCCGCTCGAGCTTCGCCGACAACTCCTGGCCGGCCATCCGCGACATCTCGCGGTGCTGGAGCTCGCCGCAGAGAAGGCCGGCTGGGGCACGCCGTTGCCCGAGGGACGCGCACGCGGAATCGCCGTCCACGAATCGTTCAGCAGCTTCGTCGCGCAGGTCGCGGAGGTCTCGCGCGGGTCGAACGGCCAGCCCAAGGTCGAGCGGATCGTGTGCGTCGTCGATTGCGGTATCGCCATCAATCCGGACGTGATCCGCGCGCAGATGGAGGGCGGCATCGGCTACGGTCTGGGGTCGGCACTCTACAACGAGATCACAATCGAGCGGGGCCGTGCGCGGCAGTCCAACTTCCACAACTACCTGCCGCTGCGCATCCAGGACATGCCCGCTATCGACGTCCATATCGTCCCGTCTGCGCAGCCGCCGACGGGCGTCGGTGAGCCGGGCGTGCCACCGGTCGCGCCGGCGGTCGCCAACGCCTGGTTCCACCTGACCGGCGAGCGCCTGCGTCGCCTGCCGTTCGTAAGGCGGTCGCCCGCCCGCGCGGCCTGAAATCCGCGCGCTACAAACGAAATGTGATGGGCGTAGCGCGGGGCCTTTAGGCCGCGCGTTGCCAATGGGATAATCGTAGGGGTGACGCGGCATGCTGACATCATCCGTTTCGTGCGCTCCACTCTGCTCGTAGTGATTGTGCTCGGCGCCGCCGGTGCCGGCGACGCGCTGTCCTGCCAGGCCGACTCGACCGAACAGCCCCGTATCACCTTCCACCCACGAACAGAGGTCGCACTCACGCGCTACGAGTTCCACGAGCCGCACATGGGCACGCTCGTGCGCCTCGTGCTCTATGCCCGCGACGAGAGACAGGCAGTACACGCCTCACGCGCGGCATTCGACCGCCTCGCCGCGCTCGATCGCACACTGAGCGACTACCAATCCACCAGCGAATTGAGACAGCTGTGCGGCAAGGCGGGCCAAGGTGCGGTCGCGGTGAGTGCCGATCTCTTTCGCGTCCTGGCCGCCGCGCAGTCCCTCGCTGCCCGTTCGCACGGAGCCTTCGACGTGACGAGTGGACCACTCACACGGCTCTGGCGCGGGGCGCGCCGCCTGGGCGAGCTGCCAGCTCCCGCACGCGTGGATGCCGCGAGGGCCAAGACCGGCTTCCGCCTGCTGCGCCTCGACGAGGCGTCGCAGACCGTCACGCTGGACCGTGCCGGCATGGCGCTCGACGTGGGTGGCATCGCAAAGGGTGATGCTGCTGATCAGGCACTCGTCGCCCTTGCACGTGCAGGGGTCACCCGCGGGCTCATAGCCATTGGCGGTGACATTGCCGTCTCCGCCCCACCCCCAGGCCGCGACGGCTGGGCCATCGAAGTGGCGTCGCTCGACGTCCCGGGTGCGCCGCGCCCCTTCACGCTACGTCTACACCACGCCGCCGTCTCGACCGCCGGAGACGCCGAGCAGTGGATGGCGGTGGCCGGTCGCCGTTACTCGCACATTCTCGATCCTCGGACTGGCTGGCCGATGACGGTCCGCAGTCAAACCACTGTCATCGCCCGCCGCGGCCTCGACGCCGATGGCCTCGACACCGCCGCTGCCGTCCTGGGGCCAGAGGAGGGCGTGCGGCTGGTCGAGGAGACGCCGGGCGCCGCTCTGTTCATGGTGCGTCAAGAGACCGATGGACGCGTCACGGTCCGGCGATCCAGTGGGTGGCCTCTGTCAACCTCAGGTCCCTGAATCACCAGTTCACTCGAAGGGACAACTGAAGCACTCCCGTTCCGCCCGTTGTTGCCGGCGCGACTCAAACGGCGAGCGAGCCGCGTCCCGCTCGCCGTTTGATCGCACGAAGCCACATTTGCCGGATGAGTGCGCTGCCGGGGTAGATGAGGCGCCAGTACGCAGCAAACCACCGGCGCGCCGACGCGCTGTTGGCGAACACGCGCGTTTCGGTTGACAGGCGCGAGCCGCCCGCTCCATCGGCGCTGACCAGGAAGTTCATGGTTGCCGTGGCGAAACCGGGCGGCAGCGGCTCCTGGAAGGTTTGTGGCGTCGGTGGCTCACGTCGTCCCACGGGCGCTAGAACCACAGTGCCAACCACGAGCTCGTGCGGAGGCTCGTCGGCGAGTCGCACGAACCCGCTGCGCGTCGCCACATCCAGCAGAGGTGCCGCGCTGCCCGGGTTGAGAATGCTCTGGGAGGCCTGCCGTCCTCCGCGTCGCATCCAGGTGAGCGTGCGGAACAAGAAGATCTCGTCGGCTTGCACACGCTTGATAGCCTCGAACACACGCGTGGGTGGAGCGTCGATCTCGATGGCATGGCGCTCGCGAAACTGCCAGACGGGGCTGGTCTCGTCGAGTCGCGTGTGCGTTTTCGTGACCCGAGACTCCCTAACCGGTAGGCGCAGCCCGATGCCAGCTATCACTGCGCCCGCCGCACCGACTACGAGTCCGCGTGTACGTGTCACGCCGCGCCCGCGCCAGATGGGCCGGACGATCAGTCCAACTCCGGTGGCGGCGATGGCGAGACCCGTATAGACCGTCACCGAGCTCCACATGCCCCTACCCTTTCCCTGCCTTTCGAGGAGCCGGACCGCCTGGTTCGGATCTTCACGATCAACCAGGCGGGCGAGGCGGTGAATGCACTTTCCGCTCCCAACTTCATGAGTCTCCAAGAGCAGAGCGGCGCGTTCACTGGGATGGCGACCTTCATCTACGGCACCGCGGCGCTTACTGGGATCGAAGAGCCACGAGAGCTGAACAGTGCGTTCGTCAGCGCAGGCTCAGGGCCCTGAGGCTCTCGTCATGCTTCAAGTAGCTGGCAATGAACTTCACACGCTCGTTCATGGGTGCGGTCTCGTTCCAGGGCATGTTCCAGCATGCCGGAAACTGTCACCCATGTTCCCAGCAGTCTAAAGTGTCACCTATGTCGCCGGTCCGGACCCCATTTTCTGCTTGACAGGGATTTGTCGACGCGCGGTTTGTAGTCGGAACCGCGCGCCTGAATGCCTCCTGGAGACTCATACAGTTCCTATGGCGCCCGGTGTCGCCCAAAGAAAGGTCACGGAGACCCTTGGAGCCATTTCGTAGCACCTGGAGGCGTACAAGCGGTTGAAAACCCGGGGGTTATGATGGTCCATGCGTCTTCAAGAATCACTGCATCCGACCTCGGACACCTCGATCCTTGAACCGCGAACCCAGGCGCCGACGTCCGACGAGGAGATCGAACGGCTGGGCGCTGCCATCGCCGAGCTGTCGGCTCGCATTCAGGCCGCGACCTACGAGCTGCTGGTCCTGATCCGGCAGTTCGATAAGCGCGCCGGCTGGAACGACGGCGCCTGCGTGTCGTGCGCGCACTGGCTCAGTTGGCGCACCGGCCTCGACCCTGGCGCGGCGCGCGAGAAGGTGCGCGTAGCGCGCGCCCTGGCGCGGCTGCCTCAGATCAGTGCTGCCATGCAGCGGGGCGAGCTGTCGTACTCGAAGGTCCGCGCGCTCTCGCGGATCGCGACGCCTGAAAATGAGACGCGCCTCGTGGGGGCAGCGCGGGGCGGCACCGCGGCGCACGTGGAGCGGTTGGTCCGGGCCTGGCGCCGCGCCGACCGGCTGGAGGAAACGCGAGAGACCGCGCGGCGCCATCAGCAGCGGTCCCTCTACACTTGGGTCGATGAGGACGGGATGCTGGTGATCCGCGGCCGGCTCACGCCGGAGCTCGGGGCGGTGGTGCAACGGGCGCTCGAGGCGGCGGGCGATCGGCTCTTTCGCGAGACCGCGGCCGGTCCAAACGACGATGGTCCGGCGGAGATCACGCCCGCCCAACGCCGCGCCGATGCCCTCGGACTCCTGGCCGAGAGCGCGCTGGCCAGCGATCTGGATCGAGGGACGGCGGGCGATCGCTATCAGGTGGTGATCCACGTCGACGAGGACACGTTGAAAGCAGACGCCGGGCTGGCCACTGAGGAGGCGATCACATCAGACGCCGGCCAGGCGGTGCTGGAAGATGTCGATGGGACGTACGTTTCCGCTGAAACGTCGCGACGCATCGCCTGCGACGCGTCGACCGTGGTGATGCGGCATGCGCCAGACGGCACCGTGCTCGACGTCGGCCGGAAGCGGCGGACGATTCCGCCGGCGATCCGCCGGGCGCTCACGGCTTGCGATCGTCATTGCCAGTTTCCGGCGTGCTCGGCGCGGTACTGTGACGCCCACCACATTGTCCACTGGGCTGACGGCGACGCGGCTCGATAACCTCACCTTGCTGTGCAAGCGGCATCACAGGGCCGTGCACGAAGAGGGCTTCACCATCACGCGGGGTGCTGAGGGGACGGTCGTCGTCTGCCGGCCGGATGGCCGGCCACTCCCCACCGCACCGCCGGCTCCGCGCTGGGACACTCGTGGCGGCGACGTCTGGGACCCACTCGCACCCAGCACTGCGTGGCTGACGGCCGCGGTATCCGGATCAGCCCGCACACAGCCACGCCGGAGTGGCTCGGCGAGCGGCTCGATGTGGCCTGGGCGATCGACGTGCTGCGGGATCGTCCGGTGGCGGCGACCTAGACAGACAACGTTTGCGCGGAAGCGTGCCTCCCAACCTACCGGCGCACCGATCAGTCCTGACCGGCGCCGACATTGCGTCACGCAGCACCGCACCGGCGACCATGGGCGACAATGCCTTGAACTTCTACCTATTATGAGGTATATGTCGAAGTAAATAGTCTCAGAGCATCACCTCGATCGGACTACCACAAGGAGCCCAGACGGCCCGAGGAGACGTATCGTGACCTGGTGGAAGAGACTCTTAGGACGCCGTGAGCTCGACGCACGACTCGACCAGGAACTGCGGGATCACATCGAGCGCCAGGTGGCGGCCGATGTGGCGGCTGGGATGAGCGAGGTGGCTGCGCGGCGCAGGGCTGCAACGGAGCTCGGCGGCGTCGAGCAGGCCAAGGAGGCGTGCCGAGAGGTTCGTGGTACACGCTGGCTCGAGGAGGTCGCACATGACGTGCGGTACGGATCTCGGGTCCTGGCTGCCAGCCCTGGATTCACGCTGGTCGCGGTGCTTTCTCTCGCGCTTGGCATTGGCGCGAACACGGCTATTTTCTCTCTCATGAATAGCCTGCTGCTTCGCACATTGCCTGTCCGGGCGCCCGAGCGGCTGGTGTTGCTCGATGAGGGTTCGTGGACGAATCCCATCTGGGAGGAAATTCGCGATCGACATTCTCAGTTGTTTGCTGGCGTTGCAGCTTGGGGGAATGCACGGTTCGACCTGGCCTCGGGCGGACAGGCCGACTTGGTGGAAGGGCAATGGGTCAGTGGCGACTTCTTCGATGTCCTGGGCGTCCAGCCGATGCTGGGCCGCACGCTGACGGCCGCAGACGACCGCCGCGGAGGTGGCGCGGACGGTCCAGTGGTGATGATCAGCTACAGATTCTGGCAGCAGCGGTTTGGCGGGAGAGCCGAGATCGTTGGCTCCTCCCTGACGCTGAATCGCGTGGTGTTTACGATCGTGGGCGTCACGCCACCTGAGTTCTTCGGCCCGATGGTGGGCAGATCGTTCGACGTAGCCGTGCCGATTGGGACCGAGCCGCTCGTGCGAACGGACGAGAGCTGGCTGGATAGGCCCACCACCCGATGGCTCGAGATTATCGCTCGGTTGACGCCGGACCAGACCGTTCAGGACGCGACGCGTGCACTGCGCGCTGTGCAACCACAGATACGGGAGGCCACGCTGGAGGAACGCTATCTGCGCGGCGCACTCACCATGGTGCCCGCGGCCACGGGCACGTCGCGCATCCGCGACGACTACGAGCGCCCGCTGGTCACACTGATGGTTGTCGTCGGGCTCGTCCTCTTGATCGCTTGTGCCAACATCGCCAACCTGCTTCTCGCACGCGCCAGCGCTCGCCGGCATGAGCTAAGCATGCGTCGGGCGCTCGGCGCATCGCGGCTCAGGCTCATGCGACAACTGCTCGTCGAAAGCATGCTGCTCGCGGGCGCAGGTGCGGTTCTCGGATTGGGGCTTGCGCAGTGGGGCAGCCGCCTGCTGCTCCGGCAACTTTCATCGTTCGGCAACACGGTGTTTCTCGACCTGTCTCTCGACTGGCGGGTGATTGGGTTCACGGCCGCTGTCGGCATCGGGACGGCGCTGCTCTTGGGCGTCGTGCCGGCGTTTCGGGCTGGTCGTGCCGAGCCAAACGACGTGCTGAAGCAACACAGCCGCACGCTTGCCGGTCACCGGCGAAACGCGCTCGGCCAGCTCCTTCTCGTCGGTCAGATCGCCCTCGCGCTGGTGCTCGTCGTCGCGGCCGGCCTCTTCATCCGAACGCTCTCGACGCTGAACACTCTCGATCTCGGACTCGATCGGGATCCCGTGCTCGTGGTCAGCGTCGACGCGCAGCGGAGTCTTGTCGAACGCCCACAACGCGTCGACTTGTTCCATCGAGTGGTCGATGCTGTCGTTGCGGCCCCGGGTGTGGTTCACGCCGCCGCGTCCGTGATGTCGCCGATTAGCGGTAACGATTGGCAGAGCCACTTCATGGTCGCAGGTAGGCCGCCGCTCTCGGAGGACGAAAGCAGTGCGTACATCAACGCAATCAGCCCAGCCTGGTTTGCCACCTACGGAATCACACTCCTGGCCGGCCGTGACTTCGATGCGCGCGATCGTGCCGAGGCGCCGGCCGTCGCCATCGTCAACGAGAGATTTGCGCGGAGGTTCTTCGATGGGGCGAGCCCCATCGGCCGCGCGATCCAGCAGATCCCAGATACTCAACGACCGCAAACGGGCCCAATCGAGATTGTCGGGCTGGTCGAAGATGCCGCATATCGCTCCGTCCGGGAGACGATTCCGCCCACTGTCTACTTTCCGCTGGCGCAGGTCAGCCGAGAGCCGGACTCGGCCGGCCGCAGCCGCTCGATCACAGCGCCGTGGATCGACTCGGGCATCAACATCGGTGTCCGTAGCGGCGTCGGCTCGCCTGTTTTGCTGATGAAGAGTGTGGCGGCGGCAGTCGGCAAGGTTGATGGCAATCTGTCGCTCTCTCTTCAGCTAGTTGCTGACCAAATCAACGCGTCGCTGCTCCCCGAGAGGCTCGTGGCGATGCTGGCCGGTTTCTTCGGAGCGCTTGCGCTGCTCCTGGCGGCGATCGGTCTCTACGGCGTGATGTCGTATTCCATCAGTCGCCGTCGGGCCGAGATCGGCATCCGGATGGCGTTGGGTGCAGACAGCGCCAAAGTGGTGCGGCTCGTGCTTGGGCGCGCAGCCGTCCTCATCAGTCTGGGTGTCGTGCTTGGGGCGGCCGTCAGCCTGTGGGCATCGCGCTTCGTAGAGGCCTTGCTCTATGGGCTCGAACCACACGACCCGCTCACGTTCGTTTCAGCCGTGATGGTACTGGCAAGCGTCGGTGCTCTGGCCGCGTGGTTACCGGCCAGGCGCGCAGCGCGCATCGATCCGGCACGCGTGCTGCGGGAAGGTTAGGATCGCGCCTCCCGACGCTTCGTTCCCAACGCTACGGCTTGTAGGCCGAGTCATGATCTGGGTGCAGCGAGATCAAACGCAGGAAGTCACCGTCACGAAATGCCACCGCGCGGATCCGCTGGCTGACCCGCACGGAGAAGTCGCGCAGCCGGGCCAGGGGCGCCACAACTTGTTTCAGCTCATCCACCTGGAGGCGAAAGAAGACATCCTCGAACGCTGGGCTGTTCAGGTCCAGACGAATGCGGTTACCCGCGGCCACCAGCACGCCTCGCCCGACTCGGTCTACGCTTGACGAGCTCCTCGACGTCGGTCTCTCGAGGGTTGTTCGCCGCTGCCCATGCCAGCCCACGTGCAATGCGGGATCGGTGGGGTGCATCGAGTGTCCAGAGCTGGGTCTCGGGCACCATGGCAACGGCCGTCAGCAGGACCGTCCCGTCTTCCCGTCGCTCGAGACGCAATGTCTTTCCGGCGTATCGCTTGCCCAAGGAGATCTGGCCGCTCTTGCCGACAACTTTGATCTCGATGTCCTGAACCGGCGATTCAACCATATCTTTCATGCCATCATGCTGTCATGCAGCCATGGGCGCAACAAGCACAGTCCCGACCTACGTCAGAACACGCCGGGTTTGAATCGGAATCCCGTCTCTTCGTCACCTTCACGATAGAGCTTGTGGCAGGCGGCGCACGTGCTCTGCCCGAACTCTTCCGACGCCTTCTGCACGGCTACAACATCGGCATGTCGAGCTCCTGATTACTCAGCACGGAGAGCCTTGAGCGGCTCGACGCTCGCTGCTCGCCACGCAGGCACGGCACAGGCCAGAAGTGCCGCCAGTGCCACGACGAGAGGAACGATCACAAAGGTCATCGCATCGTAGTGATTCGTCTCGTACAGCAGCGACGTCACGAGACGCGTGACACCAAGCGAGGCCACAAAGCCGACGATCAGCCCAACCGCGACGAGCCGCGCGGCCTGCGCCACGACCATTCCGGCAACGGCTCGAGGCTCGGCGCCGAGCGCGAGCCGGACGGCAATCTCGCGGCGGCGTTCGGTAATGCTGAAGGCGAGAAGACCGTACAGACCGATCCAGGCGAGCAGCAGCGCCACGGCAGCACACACCATAACGAGCCCCGTGCTAAAGCGCCTGGGTGCGAATGCATCGCGCAGACGCTGTTCCATCGGCGCGATGCTCTCGATCGCCAGTTGCGGATCGAGCCTGGCAATCTCTTCTCGAATCCGTGCGGACAAGGCGCGGGCGTTCCCCTGCACGAGCACCGCAGTCTTGACTCTACGGTCGAGAAAGAAGTCAGGAGCCTGCCGGAACGGCTGGTACGCGTGCACGTCAGGCTCTACACCGATTGGTCCGTCGGCCACGTCTCCCACAACACCGACCACCGTCAACCATGGAGAGACGCTGTCCACACTGCCCCATTTCAGACGCTTGCCAATGGGATTCTCACCGGGCCAGAAGCGAGTGGCGAGCTTCTCGTTCACGATCACGACCCGCCGGTCCTCCAAGTGCTCCTCTTCCGTGAAGAAGCGCCCATGGCGGAGGGTCATGCCGAACGTCTCGAAGTACGGTCCCTGCACGGACGTGAGGTTCGTCATCGGCGTCACGCGGCTAGCAAGAGCCGAGCCTTCCGGCTCGAACCTGAGATTTCCGACGGCCCCCAGCGGGAAGTCCGACGCAAGCGAGCTGTAGCGGACGCCAGGCACGGACCCAAGACCGCCGAGCAGCGCGCGATGAAAAGTGCGCACGCTGGCCGGAGTGTTGTATGTGGTCTGCGGCAGTGTCATTGATACCGTGAGGACCTGCGCCGCGCGAAAGCCTGGGTTGGTTGCAATCAGCGCCGAGAAACTGCGGAGCAGAAGGCCCGCTCCCACGAGCAGCACGAACGCCAGCCCGACGGCAGAGATGACGAACGCTTGCTGCATCCGTGGTCTCTGCCGAGCACCCGTCGTTCTGGACGTGTCCGCGCGCAGAGCGTCGCCTGGACTACGACGATCGAGCGTGGCTAGGGGAAGCAACCCGACGATCAGGCCCGTGGCGACACAGGTCATCGCCGTAAACGCAAGGACGCGGAGATCCAGCGTGACATCCTGGAGGCCGGGAACGGAGCTGGCAAGGACCGCCGGAATTGTCTCGACGCTCCAGTAGGCGAGCGTGACGCCGAGCGCACCGCCAGCAAACGACAGCAGCAACGCTTCACACAGCAGGAGCTGCATGAGCCGGCCACGGCCGGCGCCCAGTGCCGCGCGGACAGCGAGCTCGCGATTCCGCCCCGCTGCTCGACTCAGCATCAGGTTCGCGACGTTGGCACAGGCGACCAACAGAACAAAGCCGCCTGCGGCAAGCAGCATCAGCAGCGGAAAT
Coding sequences within it:
- a CDS encoding DinB family protein, whose product is MVRLLIASAPVLLFAVTAPAQPIPKGQKIGLARYLQAGYSGLKMNLTRAADKMPAADYDSKPSSMPEVRSYGQIFAHVADGQFTTCAAINGVPNPNQSRNLEQELKTKAAFVKALADSFAFCDDAFASLTDANAMESVKQGQGEVAKAAALVGLLAHGAEMYGISTVYLRAKNLVPPSSEQ
- a CDS encoding helix-turn-helix domain-containing protein, whose product is MNRTFRLTSLFFRRLHELGLPRELLFARAGLPTELLGQDPVAVTTQQLFELWRAIGDSSDNPAIGLEIGTEQRIERYDPVAMTGLYARFFGDALTRLARYKQLTCPEEVQIVPDGDACIVQFGWPLATQAEPPVLVDVCFAWVLTIGRRGTATSLSPRRVELRHQTTHREMYEAYFQCAVHAGASRNALIFDTVDLDRPFVTHNPELLRLLTPHLDAELSQYVDARSTSDRVKAVLKQLLVGQRPAMRDVARDLAVSPRTLQRRLNDEGVSFQQLLLDARRELARHYLLQPSLELNEAAYLLGYGDPNSFFRAFHHWEGTSPGQWRAVHMEAPRIEASAPSRAEA
- a CDS encoding molybdopterin-dependent oxidoreductase, producing MRNGSVARLASAMARPASDAHQLAPLPSNQIFRATADAVRGNIVHLTAFTMPSREASRRATLTANGPQRPGRDISLKRPFPASVAKKDPLELRRQLLAGHPRHLAVLELAAEKAGWGTPLPEGRARGIAVHESFSSFVAQVAEVSRGSNGQPKVERIVCVVDCGIAINPDVIRAQMEGGIGYGLGSALYNEITIERGRARQSNFHNYLPLRIQDMPAIDVHIVPSAQPPTGVGEPGVPPVAPAVANAWFHLTGERLRRLPFVRRSPARAA
- a CDS encoding FAD:protein FMN transferase yields the protein MTRHADIIRFVRSTLLVVIVLGAAGAGDALSCQADSTEQPRITFHPRTEVALTRYEFHEPHMGTLVRLVLYARDERQAVHASRAAFDRLAALDRTLSDYQSTSELRQLCGKAGQGAVAVSADLFRVLAAAQSLAARSHGAFDVTSGPLTRLWRGARRLGELPAPARVDAARAKTGFRLLRLDEASQTVTLDRAGMALDVGGIAKGDAADQALVALARAGVTRGLIAIGGDIAVSAPPPGRDGWAIEVASLDVPGAPRPFTLRLHHAAVSTAGDAEQWMAVAGRRYSHILDPRTGWPMTVRSQTTVIARRGLDADGLDTAAAVLGPEEGVRLVEETPGAALFMVRQETDGRVTVRRSSGWPLSTSGP
- a CDS encoding DUF222 domain-containing protein; the encoded protein is MRLQESLHPTSDTSILEPRTQAPTSDEEIERLGAAIAELSARIQAATYELLVLIRQFDKRAGWNDGACVSCAHWLSWRTGLDPGAAREKVRVARALARLPQISAAMQRGELSYSKVRALSRIATPENETRLVGAARGGTAAHVERLVRAWRRADRLEETRETARRHQQRSLYTWVDEDGMLVIRGRLTPELGAVVQRALEAAGDRLFRETAAGPNDDGPAEITPAQRRADALGLLAESALASDLDRGTAGDRYQVVIHVDEDTLKADAGLATEEAITSDAGQAVLEDVDGTYVSAETSRRIACDASTVVMRHAPDGTVLDVGRKRRTIPPAIRRALTACDRHCQFPACSARYCDAHHIVHWADGDAAR
- a CDS encoding FtsX-like permease family protein: MTWWKRLLGRRELDARLDQELRDHIERQVAADVAAGMSEVAARRRAATELGGVEQAKEACREVRGTRWLEEVAHDVRYGSRVLAASPGFTLVAVLSLALGIGANTAIFSLMNSLLLRTLPVRAPERLVLLDEGSWTNPIWEEIRDRHSQLFAGVAAWGNARFDLASGGQADLVEGQWVSGDFFDVLGVQPMLGRTLTAADDRRGGGADGPVVMISYRFWQQRFGGRAEIVGSSLTLNRVVFTIVGVTPPEFFGPMVGRSFDVAVPIGTEPLVRTDESWLDRPTTRWLEIIARLTPDQTVQDATRALRAVQPQIREATLEERYLRGALTMVPAATGTSRIRDDYERPLVTLMVVVGLVLLIACANIANLLLARASARRHELSMRRALGASRLRLMRQLLVESMLLAGAGAVLGLGLAQWGSRLLLRQLSSFGNTVFLDLSLDWRVIGFTAAVGIGTALLLGVVPAFRAGRAEPNDVLKQHSRTLAGHRRNALGQLLLVGQIALALVLVVAAGLFIRTLSTLNTLDLGLDRDPVLVVSVDAQRSLVERPQRVDLFHRVVDAVVAAPGVVHAAASVMSPISGNDWQSHFMVAGRPPLSEDESSAYINAISPAWFATYGITLLAGRDFDARDRAEAPAVAIVNERFARRFFDGASPIGRAIQQIPDTQRPQTGPIEIVGLVEDAAYRSVRETIPPTVYFPLAQVSREPDSAGRSRSITAPWIDSGINIGVRSGVGSPVLLMKSVAAAVGKVDGNLSLSLQLVADQINASLLPERLVAMLAGFFGALALLLAAIGLYGVMSYSISRRRAEIGIRMALGADSAKVVRLVLGRAAVLISLGVVLGAAVSLWASRFVEALLYGLEPHDPLTFVSAVMVLASVGALAAWLPARRAARIDPARVLREG